The Euphorbia lathyris chromosome 4, ddEupLath1.1, whole genome shotgun sequence genomic interval ACATTCAACTTGGATAAATTGGCTAATGATGTGCGTCACAACAGTCTCTTATCACATATCACATGACAGGAAGGAGCTAGGTCCAATCATTCCCTCTAGAGGCCTTAGACAAGGGGATCCACTTTCACCGTTCTTGTTTCTAGTCTGCGCTGAGGGACTGTCTTCAACAATTGCAGCCTAGGAAAGAATGGGTAACATCCATGGAGTTAAAGTGGCAGTTAATGCTCCTAGCATTTTGCACCTGTTCTTCATGGACGATTGTCTGCTTTTCTTTTGCACCACAACACAGGAAGCAAGAACCCTCCAGTTATGTCTGAACAGTTACGAGAAAGCTTATGGCTGGACAATGCATTAACTTCCAGAAATTGGCCATTTTATTCAGTAAAAACACCAGCACCAATTGTAGAACAGAGATGTGTTATGAACTACAGGTTGCAGAAGTTGAGGATCTCGGTAGTTACCTAGGAGCCCCACTATTAGTTGGCAGAAGTAGGAACAAAATCTTCAGCTTTATCAAAGACCGTATCTGGTCCCGTGTAAGCAACTAGAAGGAAAGGTTTCTCTCCCAAGCAGGGAAGGAAATACTGATTAAAGCTGTCCTCCAAGCTATCCCAACTTTTGTAATGGGAATTTTTGAATTACCAATTTCACTGTGTGATGATATTCATAAGTTTCTCAACAGGTTTTGGTGGGATTCATTGGAAGAAATGGGGGGATCTATGTCATCCAAAATTCAAGGGTGGTCTCGGTTTTAGGGACCTCCATTTTTTAATTTAGCCTTGCTCGCCAAACAGAGTTAGAGAATTTTATCAAATCCGGAATCGCTCGTTTCTCAAGTACTAAAGGCTCGATACTTCCTAGAGAATCACTTCCTTCAAGCCCCTCTTGGTCACAATCCGTCACTCACATGGAGGAGTATTTTGGCCGGCAGAGAACTACTAAGAAAGGGGTTAATCCACAAAATCGGAAATGGGCGGTCTACATCCATATGGAACAGCCCGTGGCTTCCTGACCTCATCCTCGATTCCATCAAGCATCCCTGATCAAGGTAACTCTCCCAACTTGGTTTCTGACCTTCTTAATCCGGAGGGAAATTGGATAAGGGGCAGTGTGGATTCAACCTTCAACATCAGAGACCGGGCGCTCAGTTATTCTATTCTGTGGCGCAACTTAACGGTGGCAGACACGACAATTTGGTTACCAGAGAAATCGGGCGAGTATACTGTAAGAAGCGGTTATCACTTGGCAACCAATTCTTTTTTGCAGGATCAGAATGGGTTCCAGTGGCAGTATATATGGAAGGTACAAGCGACACCAAAAGTAAAGAACTTCTTGTGGAGGATAGTGGCGAAGTGCTTACCGACCTTATTAGACCTGACTAGTCGACATAGTAGCCATCCTAACCTCTGTTCGATTTACCAAAGCTATGATGAAACTACATTGCACGCCCTCGTCCAATGTCCAGTAGTAGCACAGGTATGGGCACTATATTACTAGCATAGCAGAATGCAGAACATCACAGATATTGAACATTGGCTTCAATCAATTTTATCCACGACTATCAATAGGGCAAGCAACGAGATTGCTCACATCATGTGGAGCATATGAAGACATAGAATTGGAAAAGTCTGGGATAACGCCCTCCTTCAACCCCGGTCCATCCTTATTAATGCGCAAGTAGAGTTCGTTGCATGGAAAGAAGCCAGAATGCAGAAATTCGACCAACCGCACCTAGTCGTTCCACAAACAGTAACATGGTCGAAACCCCCGGCGGGTCAGTTCTACTGTAACGTCGATGCTGGAACTTTCCCTGCAAACAACTATTGCTCCTTCGGCTTTCTAATCTGGGATAGTTCGGGTGAATGTGTTCTAGCAAAAATGGGAGCCTTTCAAGGCAACCTTAGTCTAGTTCTGGCTGAAGCAATGACAATCAAGGAAGCATTGAGTTGGATCAAGATACACCGTCCCAGGGAAAAGATTCAGATTCAATCAAACTTTCTAGTTATTGTTAAAGCAATTCAAAGTGGAATGAGAGGTTCCTCATACTTAGTAGATATTATAGATGATTGCATTCTTTTATTACGAGATTTAGAGCTATGCTCTGCCTCCTTTATTAAACGTTCAATGAATATGGCTGCTGATACTTTAACAAAGGCGGTGAGTGAGATTGTCCACTACCTTTCCTTAACAACATCCTTTCATTcgatttaatttaataaaagcTTCGgattagtttaaaaaaaaagaaggtaaataagttttgtattCATCCGTATGTCTTGagtattatttttcttttttaatatttatctgTGAAGCAACTTCCTACTTCTACTTCCACTTCCACTTCCACTTCTCTCTCTTCATAAGCAGAGCAAAAAATTCTACTAAAAAGAAATCAATTACTTgtggaaaaaaaaagataagagaAGTGTGGGACGAAGCCAAATACTTCCAATTTCCTCGCCGCCGGCGGAAAGTAACCCCAAAAATGCAACCCAACAATCCACCCCAACAATCTCAACCGAGCACTAGCCAGAACGGCGACCACAGACCACACCGGCCACCGCAAGCTTCAAACAACCACCGCCATTACCAGCCCTACTACCCGACAACTTCTTCTTCCTCCGCCTCAATAAAAGGCTGTTGCTGCTGTATCTTTCTCCTCCTCTCCTTCCTTGCCCTCCTTGTCCTCGCCATTTTTCTCATCATTATCCTCGCCGTCAAGCCCAAGAAACCTCAGTTCGATCTTCAACAAGTCGGGGTTCAGTATATGGGCATCTCCGCTTCCAATCCAACTTCACTCGACCCAACCACCGCCACTGGTCCCACCACCGCCTCACTCTCCCTAACAATTCACATGTTATTCACCGCCGTTAACCCTAACAAGGTTGGGATCAAGTACGGGCAGTCCAAGTTCACGGTTATGTACCACGGGATTCCGTTGGGGAAGGCCACGGTTCCTGGATTTTATCAGGAAGCTCACAGTGAACGGCAGGTTGAGGCTACAATTTCTGTTGATCGGTATAGCTTGATGCAAGCTAATGCTGCTGATTTAATCAGAGATGCTTCGTTGAATGATAGAGTGGAGCTTCGGGTTTTGGGTGAAGTTGGGGCTAAGATCCGCGTTCTTGACTTCGATTCTCCCGGAGTTCAGGTCAGACATTTTTAATTGCCTCtgttttttatttctatattgTTTAGCTTACATTATTAGGTACCGACATTTCCATTTCTAAATTTGGCGATTTGGAGTATGGATTCTTTTCAATTCTTTCTTTCTCAGTTAATGTCTCATTGATTTCAAATTTTTCTTCTAGTTTGGCCTGGCCTGGCCTCAGCGAAACCGTGTCCCATTATTTTCTTCTGCTAACGTGCACCATCCATTATTTAGTGAGTCAGCTAATGTGCACCGAATATGAGGTTGTATTGTTGTTTAGGATTAGGAGCGCATGTTTGTTTTTGTTGGTTCTCCAAGGGATATTCTTTCTCGCCCGCCCCTACTTTTCTTTTGAGTGCATTTGATGATGggcttctttctttttattgtgTCTTAAAAAAAGTTTCTTTTTGAATGATGGCCGCATTGCTTCTTTTTCTTCAGCTACAGCACAGACAGTTTTCTCTTTCGAGTCTGCGCGTGTATTTCACTCTCTGTGGAACTTATCTTTGCCAATTTGTCAATATTCAATTATTCATCCCCCATTTCTTCGTGGGTACAGAAGATGAAAGTCAGGTTCTTAGAGAGACAAGTATCGACTTCGAAAATCACTAGTAACCAAAAAGAtgcagatttttttttcttaataaattcGTCTTGGGTTGTGGTGGCTTCGTAGTGTGAACTGTGTCATTTCATTTCTTGACTTTAGCTACTTCCCATAGGATGCTCCTTGGTTCTTGCATATGGATTTTAGTTAGCTTTTTGGACTTTACTGATTGTGAGCGTCTTTATGCAATGCTTTAAGGTGAGGAGTTTAATAAACCTCTACGTGTTGGTTTTGTTAACAAAATCACTCACTATTTGCATGGAAAGTTTCTAATTTTTCACTAAAAAGAATCCCTGAACCATTGTTTCAGACTAGATTTTgcaaatcaaaaaaaaaaaaaaaagacttgaAAGAAGTCACAGTAGATAGGAAATGAGCATTTAGTGTAACAAATGTGAACTGCAATCCTCCTCATGTTTAACCAAAGGGACTCACTATATCTTATCATGTGAACTAGTGAGTTCTGGACCCAAGGAGATGTGTGATACTAATATTTAATGTATGGCTGTCTGGGTTAAAAGCTGATATGGAattcttctgtttcttatccTTAAAACATGAGAGCATCACCTGCTCGAATTCTTACAATTTAAGCATAGTCCTTTCTGAAAGTGAAGATCCCTGCTGAACTTCAATTCGGGGAAGGAAATGCTAAAAATGGTGGCAATCTGATACTACTGATGAGATGGCAAGACAAGTGCTAAAATGTGCATTTTAATTGACATCTTCTCATTTGTTTCAATCTTATGTGCATAttcagttatttttttttttattggacTCCAATTTATGGAAGGAATTAAAGTGAGTCTCATAGAATAGAATAGGATAAAAGTGAACCTGTTCTGGTATAGCTTGAATTATTTGTCactatttccaggaaaactagttaaaaaaaaacatgttccTGGTATGGTATGTGGCCAGGCCAGGCCAGGCCATGTCAGATAAAGAAAGAAATACCACATATTTCTGCAGGCAATAATTGGCGCATGGATACCAGTCTCTTTATTCACAAAATAAAGAAAGCAGTTGTTGGGTTGGgtgtatttaattatttatgagTTTATGCAATGATGGATGGATGTAAAGAAAAGAGTAAAATTTTGATGGGCAGGTATCAGTGAATTGTGCAATAGTAATTAGTCCAAGGAAGCAGTCTCTTACCTACAAGGATTGTGGATTCGACGGATTGAATGTGTGAAGTGTAATTTTGTCtgtttaatttaattcttttctTGCTCTCAAAATTAGAGAGTATGAGTCTGAGCATCACATTCGGGAAAATGGGAAATCAAAAAAGTTTTACTTCACTTCACTTGTAagcaatttgttttttttttttttgctgattGCGTGTAAAGTGTTTGTACCACGCCCCCATCCCCCAATTGCAATTGCTGAAATCTTATCCCCCCTTCCAATTGTAAATGCTTGGATTCCATTCATTTCAATAGCCAATacttttggtttttcttttttaattagcTTTCTTAATACCTTTCTTACCTTTACATGTGCTAATATACCTTTCTTAATACTTGCTTCTTTCTGAAATTCAACTTTCCTTTAATAATACTAGACCCCAACTTCTTTTACTTCCCATTACAATATATTCACTTCTACATCTTTAAATGTTTTATCACCCCTTCTTATGTCAACCATAATGTAATTACTTCAACCCAATTTTATAAGAAACCCAATATATTCTCACATATCACTTGCTTCCAATCTATatgtaatataaaacagtaacgatggagctgaggtgtcactccctccttttttactgataaaaaatataatataaaatataatatattaacttgagttatattattatatttatttataaaaagattattttatatgtactatatctaagagttctacagaatttaaattaatccctaaaatctctctaattctctgcatatctatatctaaaagttctgcataatttaaattaatccctaaaatctctctaattctctgcatatctatattctatataaaacagtaacgatggagctgaggtgtcacttcctccttttttactgataaaaaatataatatattaactttagttatattattatatttatttataaaaagattattttattcgtactatatctaagagttctacataatttaaattaatcactaaaatctctctaattctctgcatatctatatctaaaagttctacataatttaaattagtccctaaaatctctctaattctctcatatctatatataatataaaacagtaacgatggagctgaggtgtcacttcctccttttttactgataaaaaatataataaaaaatataatatattaactttagttatattattatatttatttataaaaagattattttatccgtactatatctaagagttctacagaatttaaattaatccctaaaatctctctaattctctgcatatctatatctaaaagttctacataatttaaattagtccctaaaatccctctaattctctacatatctatatataatataaaacagtaacgatggagctgatgtgtcacttcctccttttttactgataaaaaatataatatattaactttagttatattattatatttatttataaaaagattattttatccgtactatatctaagagttctacagaatttaaattaatccctaaaatttctctaattctctgcatatctatatctaaaagttctacataatttaaattagtccctaaaatccctctaattctctacatatctatatataatataaaacagtaacgatggagctgaggtgtcactccctccttttttactgataaaaaatataatataaaatataatatattaacttgagttatattattatatttatttataaaaagattattttatatgtactatatctaagagttctacataatttaaattaatccctaaaatctctctaattttctgtatatctatatctaaaagttctgcataatttaaattaatcccgaaaatccctctaattctctgcatataaaacagtaacgatggagctgaggtgtcacttcgtccttttttactaat includes:
- the LOC136226942 gene encoding uncharacterized protein, which translates into the protein MQPNNPPQQSQPSTSQNGDHRPHRPPQASNNHRHYQPYYPTTSSSSASIKGCCCCIFLLLSFLALLVLAIFLIIILAVKPKKPQFDLQQVGVQYMGISASNPTSLDPTTATGPTTASLSLTIHMLFTAVNPNKVGIKYGQSKFTVMYHGIPLGKATVPGFYQEAHSERQVEATISVDRYSLMQANAADLIRDASLNDRVELRVLGEVGAKIRVLDFDSPGVQVSVNCAIVISPRKQSLTYKDCGFDGLNV